CTGGAGCTGGTGGTCGACGAACTGGAGGAGCTGGACGAGGAGCTGGAGGTCGAACCGCTCGAACTGCTCGTGCCACTCGTTGCCGAGGTGAGCTGGTTGAGCAGCGTGCTCAGGCTGCTGGTGCTGCTGGTGCTGCTGGTCGTCATCGCACTACCTTGTCAGTTTCCCGAAATGATCCCGCCGAGGCGGAAGGTTCGAGCCCCCGGCAAAACCTTCGCACGCAAAGGCTTTGCCGGAAGCTCCCGGAACACCCGGCGGGCTGCGAGTAGCAACCCGCCAGGTGGTAAATCCAGCCCAGGAGGACGCGATCCGGGAGGGGTCGCGTCCAGGCCTTGGGTCTGTTACTGCAACAGCTTGAGAACCTGCTGCGGGTTGGAGTTGGCCTGGGCCAGCACCGAGATACCCGCCTGCTGAAGCACCTGAGCCTTGCTGAGGTTGGCCGTCTCGGACGCGAAGTCAGCGTCACGGATGGTCGACTGCGAGGCCTGCAGGTTGGTGGTCTGAGCGGCCACCGTGGAGATGGTCGACTGGAAGCGGTTCTGCACCGCACCCAGCTGGGCAGCGAAATCGCTGACCGTCTTCAGGGCGACGTCGACGCGGGAGATCAGGTCGTTGGCCTTGTCGACCGTGGACACGCTGCCGCTAGCCAGCGAGCCACTGGTAGCCGCCGTCGAGGTGCCCGTCGAGAACAGGTTCTTGCCGGTGTCCGTGATCGACAGTGCGCTGCTCGAGTAGAAGTTGATGGCGGTGCCATCGCCACTCACCGCGGCGCTGACGCCCGAGATGCCAGCAGCATTGATGGCGTCGGACACGTCCTGCAGGCTCTTCGCGCTGCTCAGGTCAACAGCCTTGCCATTGATGTTGAGGCCTTCGGACGAAAGATCCGGGAACGAGGCACCGGCAATCGCAGCAGCCACGCCCGACGACGTGCCGGTGCCGTCCACCGTACCGTTGTTCTTCACCACGGTCGCCGGCAGGCCCAGCGAGGTGTTCGTACCGCCAATGGTCACGTCGTTCGTGGTGCTGGCGTTGTCAAAAGCGAGCTCGCCAGAGGCATTCACGGACGCAAACGTACCGGTGCCGCCAGCAGTCGTGTATGCCGTGTTGATCGCAGTGGCCAGGGAGCTGGCGCTGCTGTAGTTGCCCGCAGCAACGCTGACCGCGGTACCGGCGCCCACCTTGATGGTGACGTCGCCGGAGGCCAAGCCGACGCTGGGAGCCAAAGCCTGCGAGGTCGCTTCCGCCACCTGACCCATGGCGCTGGACTTCACGCTGGTGCCCAGGCTGACCGAGATGGTCTGACCGACGTTGGCGCCGATCTGGAAGCTCTTGGTCTTCATGGAGCCGTCCAGCACGTTCGAACCGTTGAACGTGGTCTGGTTGGCGATACGGGTGATTTCCGCCAGGCGCTGCTGCACTTCCTGGTCGATCGAGGAACGGTCAGCGTCGGTGTAGGTACCGTTGGCCGACTGCACCGCCAGGTCGCGGATGGCCTGCAGGTTGGCAGTGACCTGGTCCAGCGCGGAGCCGGCGGTCTGTGCCAGGTTGATGGCGTCCGAGGCGTTCGAGCTCGCCTGGTTCAGGCCACCGATCTGCGTGGTGTAGCGCTGGGAGATCGCGAAGCCGGCGGCGTTGTCGGCGGCGCTGTTGATCTTCAGGCCCGACGACAGACGCTGGGTGGCGGTCGACAGCGCGCTCTGCGACTTCGACAGGTTGTTCTGTGCGTTCAGCGACGAGATATTGGTGTTGATAACGAGAGACATGATTTGCTCCTACGTAACCGGTGACCGGTTGGATTGGCGTTGTTCGTGCCGGCGTCCAGGCCCCGTTCGTGGGATGCCATCCGCCTCAGTGACTTTTTCGACCCCCCCGGGGATTACTTGAGTCACTTTTCGCGCCAATTCGTGATGGAGCTCACTGGACAAGGGTTTACCTCCCTTCCGACCCGCTCCATCACTACCGTCAACCTTGCGTAAGACCTCCTCTCGTTGCGGCGACGCCGTCGCCCGCCGTGCGTTAGTTCCTGCGATTACTTCAGGTAATTGAACAGGCTCATCGACTTCACCTGCGCAAAGATCTGCTGCGAGGCCTGCAACGCGGTGGACTGCAGCGACAGCTTGCTGATCGCCGTATAGGCATCGGCGCCCTGCACGTCCGACAGCGCGGACTGGTAGGTGACGTTGAGATCCGAATACGCGCCCTGCTGCTGGGTCAACGTATCCAGGCGCCCGCCCACGGAAACCTGCACCGAACTGATCGCCGATTGGGTCTGGTCGATGGATTCGATCTGGCGGCTCATCACGTTGGTGAGCTGCGTGTCGCTGGAGCCGCTCTGCAACGCGCTGATCATGTTGTCCAGTGTGCTGAACACATCCTGCTGGCCACCCGTGCTCACCGACACCGTGTCACCGGAGGCCGGCGTGCCGCTCATCGCGATGGTCATGCCGTTGAAGCTGATCGAGCCGCCATCCGTGTACGTGCCGCCGACCGGGTTGCCGCTGCTGTCCTGCACGGCATTGCCGTTGGCATCCGTGGCCGTCCACGTACCGCCGGCTCCAAAGGTGATGGTGTAGCCACCGCCGCTGCTGGCCTTGCTGCTGTTCCATGCCGACAGGTCGGTGACGCTGTTGCTGCCCACCAGCAAGGTGCCGGTGTTGGCGCTGCCGGCGCTGGCTTCGAACGAGCCGTTGCCCGTGGGAATGTTCATGAACAAGCCCGAGCCCGGATCACTGGTCGGAATCTGCAGACCCGAACCCACGGCCGAGCGCTGCTGCGCGTCATTGCCGCCATAGGTCACCGCACCGTTGGCGCCCACCTGGAACGGCGTGGTGGTGGTGCTGGTGCCGGCGAACAACGCGTTGCCATTGCTGTCCGTGGTGTTGGCCAGCTGCACCAGCTGATCCTTGATCTGGCTGAGCTGGCTGGCAATGCTCTGGCGGTCGCTGTCCGACAGCGTGCCGTTCACCGCCTGCAGGGCCAGCGTGCGCGCGGTGTCGAGAATGCTGGTCGCCGAGGAGAGCGTGCTCGCCTCGGTGTTCAGGCGCGTGGTCGCCGTGTTGATGGTGTTCGAATACTGCGTATTCGCCGCAATGACGTGGTTGAGGCTCACCACCTGACCCGCGCCCGCCGGGTCGTCGGAGGCGACATTGATACGGTTGCCCGAGGAAACCTCGTTCTGCGTCGCGGCCAGCGAACTCTGCTGGCTGATCATGGTGTTGAGCGACTGCTGGTACATCCAGCTGGTGGAAAGGCGCATCACGTATTTCCTTTAGGCCTGGATCGCGGAGATCAGGCTGCTGAAGATGGTCTGCGCGGTGGAGATCACCTGCGCCGAAGCCTGGTAAGCCTGCTGGTACTTGACCATGTTGGCGGCCTCTTCATCGAGGTTCACGCCGGACACGCTCTGCTGCGCTGACATCGCGTTGTTGTACAGGCTGGTCTGCGTGGTGAGATTGGTGGTGGCCTGGCTGCCCACCGTGCCGATGGTGGTGGTGAGCGTGCCGTAGGCATCCACCACCGACTGCGTGCCGCCGTTCAACACCTTGGCATCGGCCAGGTTGGCGAGCGCCAGCGCGTTGCTGGTGTCGTTCAGGCCATTGCTGTTCTGCGCGATGGCAAACGAATCACCCGCGGCCGGCGTGCCGGAAGGCGTCACGCTCCAGCCGTTCGCGCTGATGGTCTGGCCCGACGCATAACTGCCGCTGGACAGCACGTTGCCCGTGCTGTCCGTCACCTGATAGGTGTTGGCCGACGGGAAACTGACGGTGGCGCCGCTGAGCAGCGAGGTATTGGTGGGGTCAGTCACCGTGACGGCGCTGATACTGCCGGTGCCGGTGTTCGCCTTGGCCGCCGTGGCGTTCAGCGCGGCAGCGGCCGCGATGCCGTTGGGGTCGGTCATTACCATCTGCAGGCCAGTGGCGGCCTGGCGCGTCGGCTGGATCTGGAAGCTGTCGCCCGCCTGCGCGGAGCCGGACAGGGACAGCGTCAGGCCGCCCGCGGAATACGTGCCATCCGAATTGGCCGTCATCGCCACGCTCTGGCCCGAGGTGGTGGCCAGGTTCCAGTTACTGCCGTCGTAGCTCAGCACGTAGTCCGAACCGGTCAGGCCGGACACATCGGTGATGCTCGCCGAGACCGTGCCCGTGCCCTTGTTGAGATTGCTCGCCAGCACCGTGGGACTGGGCACGCTGAACATCGCCCCGCCCTGGTTGCCGTTGAGGTCCAGACCCTTGGACTGCTGCGTGTTGACGCTGGTGGCCAGCGCCACCGCCGACTGGCCCAGCTGGTTCTGCACGCTGTCCAGCACGTTGGTGCGGTAGTTGAGCAAGGCGCCCAGGGTGCCGCCGCTGATCTTGCCGCTCACCACGGTGCCGGTGTCATCGAGCACTTCGGTGCGCGAGGCGTCGTACTGGTTGTTGCCCGTCTGCAGGGCGAACGACTTGCTGCCGCTCACCAGCGCCTGGCCGGTAGAGGCATACACGCTGATCGTGCCGTCGGTCTGCGTATAGGCGGACACGCCGATATAACCCGACAGCGACTGCACCAGGCTGTCGCGCTGGTCGAGCAGATCGTTGGGCACGTTGGTGCCGGCCTCGTGGATCTTGTTGTTGATGGCCGCCAGGTTGCTCGCCACGGTGTTGATGCTGTCCACCGTGGTCTTGATCTGCGCGTTCACCTGGCTCTGCTGCGCCGTCAGCTGCTGGCCCAGCGTGTTGTACACGGTGGCGGCCTGGCTGGCATTGCCCAGCAGCGACTGCCGGCTGGATGCCACGCCCGGCGTGTTGGCCACCGTGCTGAAGCCAGCGTAGAAACTATCGAGCGCACTCTGCAGGTTGCCGCTGGCGCTCAGGGCGCTGTTGAGCGTGGTCGCCAGGTTGTTGGTGGTGGTGGCGCCCTGCATGCTGGAGTTGGCCGACCACAGCGCCGAGGTCAGGAAATCGCTGTAAGCGCGCTGCACCGACTGGATATCGACGCCGCTGCCGATGGTGTAGTTGCCGGCAGACTGCGAGATGGCCGCAGTCTGCAGCACGGTCTGGCGGCTATACCCCGTCGTGTTGACGTTGCTGATGTTGTTGCCG
The nucleotide sequence above comes from Dyella telluris. Encoded proteins:
- a CDS encoding flagellin, with protein sequence MSLVINTNISSLNAQNNLSKSQSALSTATQRLSSGLKINSAADNAAGFAISQRYTTQIGGLNQASSNASDAINLAQTAGSALDQVTANLQAIRDLAVQSANGTYTDADRSSIDQEVQQRLAEITRIANQTTFNGSNVLDGSMKTKSFQIGANVGQTISVSLGTSVKSSAMGQVAEATSQALAPSVGLASGDVTIKVGAGTAVSVAAGNYSSASSLATAINTAYTTAGGTGTFASVNASGELAFDNASTTNDVTIGGTNTSLGLPATVVKNNGTVDGTGTSSGVAAAIAGASFPDLSSEGLNINGKAVDLSSAKSLQDVSDAINAAGISGVSAAVSGDGTAINFYSSSALSITDTGKNLFSTGTSTAATSGSLASGSVSTVDKANDLISRVDVALKTVSDFAAQLGAVQNRFQSTISTVAAQTTNLQASQSTIRDADFASETANLSKAQVLQQAGISVLAQANSNPQQVLKLLQ
- the flgL gene encoding flagellar hook-associated protein FlgL, translating into MRLSTSWMYQQSLNTMISQQSSLAATQNEVSSGNRINVASDDPAGAGQVVSLNHVIAANTQYSNTINTATTRLNTEASTLSSATSILDTARTLALQAVNGTLSDSDRQSIASQLSQIKDQLVQLANTTDSNGNALFAGTSTTTTPFQVGANGAVTYGGNDAQQRSAVGSGLQIPTSDPGSGLFMNIPTGNGSFEASAGSANTGTLLVGSNSVTDLSAWNSSKASSGGGYTITFGAGGTWTATDANGNAVQDSSGNPVGGTYTDGGSISFNGMTIAMSGTPASGDTVSVSTGGQQDVFSTLDNMISALQSGSSDTQLTNVMSRQIESIDQTQSAISSVQVSVGGRLDTLTQQQGAYSDLNVTYQSALSDVQGADAYTAISKLSLQSTALQASQQIFAQVKSMSLFNYLK
- the flgK gene encoding flagellar hook-associated protein FlgK, producing the protein MSNLLNIGASGLNAAQVALTTVGNNISNVNTTGYSRQTVLQTAAISQSAGNYTIGSGVDIQSVQRAYSDFLTSALWSANSSMQGATTTNNLATTLNSALSASGNLQSALDSFYAGFSTVANTPGVASSRQSLLGNASQAATVYNTLGQQLTAQQSQVNAQIKTTVDSINTVASNLAAINNKIHEAGTNVPNDLLDQRDSLVQSLSGYIGVSAYTQTDGTISVYASTGQALVSGSKSFALQTGNNQYDASRTEVLDDTGTVVSGKISGGTLGALLNYRTNVLDSVQNQLGQSAVALATSVNTQQSKGLDLNGNQGGAMFSVPSPTVLASNLNKGTGTVSASITDVSGLTGSDYVLSYDGSNWNLATTSGQSVAMTANSDGTYSAGGLTLSLSGSAQAGDSFQIQPTRQAATGLQMVMTDPNGIAAAAALNATAAKANTGTGSISAVTVTDPTNTSLLSGATVSFPSANTYQVTDSTGNVLSSGSYASGQTISANGWSVTPSGTPAAGDSFAIAQNSNGLNDTSNALALANLADAKVLNGGTQSVVDAYGTLTTTIGTVGSQATTNLTTQTSLYNNAMSAQQSVSGVNLDEEAANMVKYQQAYQASAQVISTAQTIFSSLISAIQA